One window of Novipirellula aureliae genomic DNA carries:
- the flhA gene encoding flagellar biosynthesis protein FlhA yields the protein MLSFLLRYRDLVLPIGIIGCLVVILMPLPAILMDLFLALNITIGVIILLTTIYVPTPQEFSVFPSLLLATTLGRLVLNIATTRLILTGADSLGMDAAGGVIKTFGEFVAGDRIEVGIIIFVIIVLIQFIVITKGATRISEVAARFALDGMPGRQMAIDADLNAGMIDEKEAQKRREEVSSQADFYGAMDGASKFVRGDAIAGIVITIVNVIGGLFIGVVQAGMTFSEAGALFTKLTIGDGLVSQVPALLISLAAGLLVTRSTAKTNLPVLFLQQLFGNTKAMAVSGAFLLLLIVTNLPTIPMATLGFGCIGLAVIMNRRDTQRIADKDSRESADKVAAAAPPPKRVEDFLTVDPMEMTIGLGLLSLADPSRGGDLMQRITGVRNSIASDIGIVLPKVRVRDEMSLDPSEYEIRIAGNTVARAMARPDKLLAIDSGQTTGVIEGEPTRDPTFNEPAVWIDPMRREQAAIYGYTTVEPGAVMATHLQEIVRRHADELLSRDATKHLIDELKEVSPAVVDELIPGAMKVSEVQQVLQMLLREDVPIRQLSIILETLGDFAPRTKDSVWLCEYVRHRLARTISTRYRDQDNRLHVLALDPAMEDRIAAGIEHGDRGLFVRMSPQAVDLTCEKIQEGVKKLMTAGYPPIVLVSPRIRPGLRQITSASIPRLKVLSYNEITQDTKIESYGVISDK from the coding sequence GTGCTGTCGTTCTTACTTCGCTATCGTGATCTCGTCTTGCCGATTGGAATTATCGGCTGCTTGGTTGTGATTTTGATGCCGCTACCAGCAATCCTGATGGACTTGTTTTTGGCGCTCAATATTACCATTGGCGTGATCATTTTGCTAACGACGATCTACGTTCCAACGCCTCAGGAATTCAGCGTCTTTCCATCTCTGCTTCTGGCCACGACTCTGGGCCGATTGGTCCTCAACATTGCGACCACGCGTCTAATCTTGACCGGAGCGGATTCATTGGGGATGGATGCAGCGGGCGGTGTGATCAAGACATTCGGCGAATTCGTTGCCGGGGATCGAATTGAAGTCGGAATTATCATCTTTGTTATTATTGTCTTGATCCAGTTCATCGTGATTACCAAGGGTGCGACACGGATCAGTGAAGTCGCCGCCCGGTTCGCTCTCGATGGGATGCCAGGTCGTCAAATGGCGATCGATGCCGACTTGAATGCGGGCATGATCGACGAGAAGGAAGCGCAGAAGCGCCGCGAGGAGGTCAGTTCTCAAGCCGACTTTTACGGGGCAATGGATGGTGCGAGTAAGTTCGTTCGCGGCGATGCGATCGCGGGCATTGTGATTACGATCGTCAACGTGATTGGCGGCTTGTTTATCGGTGTCGTTCAGGCTGGGATGACATTCAGCGAAGCGGGCGCACTGTTCACCAAGCTGACGATCGGTGACGGTTTGGTCAGCCAAGTGCCCGCGCTGCTGATCTCGCTGGCCGCTGGATTGTTGGTAACGCGAAGTACCGCGAAGACCAACTTGCCCGTCCTGTTTCTACAACAACTCTTTGGTAATACCAAAGCGATGGCGGTTTCGGGTGCGTTCTTACTACTGTTGATCGTGACCAACCTGCCAACCATTCCGATGGCGACCTTGGGGTTCGGCTGCATCGGTTTGGCGGTCATTATGAATCGTCGTGACACGCAGCGAATCGCCGATAAAGATTCCCGTGAATCCGCGGACAAGGTAGCCGCCGCTGCTCCGCCACCGAAACGAGTCGAAGATTTTTTGACGGTCGATCCGATGGAAATGACGATCGGACTGGGACTGCTGAGCCTTGCCGATCCATCTCGTGGCGGCGATTTGATGCAGCGAATTACGGGCGTACGCAATTCAATCGCTTCGGATATTGGGATCGTTTTGCCCAAGGTTCGCGTGCGTGATGAAATGAGTTTGGATCCGAGTGAATATGAAATCCGAATTGCGGGCAATACCGTCGCTCGAGCGATGGCTCGCCCGGATAAGCTATTGGCTATCGACAGTGGCCAAACGACGGGAGTGATCGAAGGCGAACCGACTCGTGATCCGACGTTCAACGAACCAGCGGTTTGGATCGATCCAATGCGCCGCGAGCAAGCGGCGATCTATGGCTATACCACCGTCGAACCTGGCGCCGTCATGGCGACGCATCTGCAAGAGATCGTCCGCCGTCATGCCGACGAATTATTGTCCCGCGATGCGACCAAGCATTTGATTGACGAGCTAAAGGAAGTTTCGCCTGCAGTCGTCGACGAGTTGATCCCTGGAGCGATGAAGGTTAGCGAAGTCCAGCAGGTATTGCAAATGTTGCTTCGCGAGGATGTTCCGATTCGTCAGCTGAGTATCATTCTTGAGACGCTCGGCGATTTCGCGCCACGAACCAAAGATTCCGTCTGGCTTTGCGAGTACGTTCGTCATCGTTTGGCAAGAACGATCAGCACTCGCTACCGCGACCAAGACAACCGGTTACATGTTCTGGCGCTCGATCCGGCAATGGAAGATCGGATCGCGGCGGGAATCGAGCATGGCGATCGAGGACTTTTTGTGCGAATGAGCCCGCAAGCGGTAGACCTCACTTGCGAAAAGATCCAAGAAGGCGTTAAGAAACTAATGACCGCAGGCTATCCACCGATCGTTTTGGTCAGTCCGCGAATCCGACCGGGATTGAGACAAATCACAAGTGCTTCGATCCCAAGGCTAAAAGTATTGTCCTACAACGAAATCACCCAAGATACCAAGATTGAGTCGTACGGAGTGATCAGCGACAAATAG
- a CDS encoding FHA domain-containing protein codes for MPGVTLKILHGADRGKVYEDLQPPLTIGREEGNDIQLNDERVSRCHFKVQRDNERLVLTDLDSTNGTKVNGTECQLKILRHGDLIAVGRSLILVGSEEQIAARLAAMGNDNPTLSREMSSSDNSIALELSQEPKSPYPADVIQMMEVPSIPDDLTPGQKAQLCEILDYLQSRLHKLIEGAKTDETQDEVVLKFSSWQRLLDAQSRLSAMARKIADPEWPD; via the coding sequence ATGCCGGGTGTGACCCTTAAGATTCTACACGGAGCTGATCGCGGCAAGGTCTACGAGGACCTGCAACCGCCGTTGACGATCGGACGTGAAGAGGGCAACGATATCCAATTGAATGACGAACGAGTCAGCCGTTGTCACTTTAAGGTTCAACGCGATAACGAGCGTTTGGTGCTAACCGATTTGGACAGTACCAATGGGACGAAAGTGAACGGGACCGAATGCCAGCTAAAAATATTGCGGCATGGCGATTTGATCGCGGTCGGCCGCAGTTTGATCCTGGTCGGCTCCGAAGAACAAATTGCGGCTCGCTTGGCGGCAATGGGCAATGACAATCCGACCCTCAGCCGAGAGATGTCCTCGTCAGACAATTCAATCGCTTTGGAGTTGAGCCAGGAACCGAAGTCGCCCTATCCGGCGGACGTGATCCAGATGATGGAAGTGCCGTCGATACCCGACGACTTGACGCCCGGACAAAAAGCTCAACTCTGTGAGATTCTCGACTACCTGCAATCTCGCTTACACAAACTAATCGAAGGTGCCAAAACGGACGAGACACAAGACGAAGTCGTCCTGAAATTCTCCTCTTGGCAACGTCTGCTCGATGCCCAATCGCGATTGTCGGCCATGGCCCGCAAAATCGCTGACCCCGAATGGCCGGATTGA
- a CDS encoding class I SAM-dependent rRNA methyltransferase, with the protein MEYSSTPIPLRLKPSRQFPFLARHPWVHAHALSETGDDLACGQVVDLLDFEGNWIARGLINPNSRLRIRLYSFDANVQMDDAFFLARIDAAIARRRLTGELDTHGAERIVFSESDLLSGLIVDRYADCLGVQFTAGALTRWQAPILSHLQRTLSARGVMVRMDEKTAKYEGLETLNEWLDGNAIEESVIYTQNGLKCAVDLHGGQKTGGYLDQRLNHLAAAQYMNGRRVLDVCCYNGGFGLLALKHGAASVTGIDSSAPAIEQAKQAIVRNGLDTDSFGSTDYRIADCFDELKRLGEAAQSFDAVILDPPRFAGNRHQVDTAMRAYRRINAMAVDLLPPGGVLVTCSCSGRVSRTDFLNMLLDVGRRRRRDLVMLENRGPAPDHPIAISCPETDYLKCVIAQVE; encoded by the coding sequence GTGGAATATTCATCTACCCCCATCCCGCTACGTCTGAAACCGTCGCGGCAATTTCCGTTTTTGGCTCGGCACCCGTGGGTTCACGCTCATGCCCTCTCCGAAACCGGCGATGACCTTGCCTGCGGGCAAGTAGTCGATTTGCTCGATTTCGAGGGTAATTGGATCGCTCGTGGCTTGATCAATCCCAACAGTCGTCTGCGGATCCGGCTTTATTCCTTCGACGCCAATGTGCAAATGGATGACGCCTTCTTCCTGGCGCGGATCGACGCAGCCATCGCGCGGCGACGACTGACCGGCGAACTCGATACCCATGGAGCCGAGAGAATCGTATTTAGCGAATCCGATCTGCTCAGCGGTTTGATTGTGGACCGCTATGCGGATTGCTTGGGAGTCCAATTTACCGCTGGCGCATTGACCCGTTGGCAAGCACCCATTCTTTCGCATTTGCAACGCACGCTATCCGCTCGCGGCGTGATGGTCCGCATGGATGAAAAAACCGCCAAGTACGAAGGTCTTGAAACCCTCAATGAATGGCTCGATGGAAATGCGATCGAAGAGTCGGTGATCTACACCCAAAACGGCCTAAAATGCGCGGTAGATCTACATGGCGGGCAAAAAACAGGGGGGTATTTGGACCAGCGACTGAATCATTTGGCGGCTGCCCAATACATGAACGGACGACGCGTACTGGACGTATGTTGCTATAACGGCGGTTTTGGTTTGCTGGCCCTCAAGCATGGAGCGGCTTCGGTGACCGGGATCGATTCGAGCGCTCCTGCAATTGAGCAGGCCAAGCAGGCGATCGTTCGCAACGGGCTCGATACCGACTCGTTCGGCAGCACCGATTATCGAATCGCCGATTGCTTCGACGAGCTAAAGAGACTCGGCGAAGCGGCTCAGTCGTTTGATGCGGTGATCTTGGACCCGCCACGATTTGCGGGCAATCGACACCAAGTCGATACAGCAATGCGAGCCTACCGACGGATCAATGCGATGGCGGTCGATCTGCTACCACCCGGGGGGGTCTTGGTGACCTGCAGCTGTTCGGGCCGCGTTTCGAGGACCGACTTTTTGAACATGCTATTGGATGTGGGGCGTCGACGGCGGCGAGATTTGGTGATGTTGGAGAACCGAGGGCCCGCTCCGGATCATCCAATTGCGATATCTTGCCCCGAAACCGATTATTTAAAATGTGTTATTGCACAAGTTGAGTAA
- a CDS encoding 4Fe-4S dicluster domain-containing protein — protein sequence MTHVVCEPCSGCKYTDCVVVCPVECFYEGDQMLYIHPEECIDCEACVPECPVEAIFHEDNVPEEWNSYIELNAEKSESDECEVITEKKEPLCDD from the coding sequence ATGACACATGTTGTTTGCGAGCCATGCTCGGGATGCAAATACACTGACTGCGTTGTCGTATGCCCCGTAGAATGTTTCTACGAAGGCGATCAAATGCTTTACATTCACCCCGAAGAATGTATTGACTGTGAGGCATGTGTCCCCGAATGTCCCGTCGAGGCAATTTTCCACGAGGACAACGTTCCTGAGGAGTGGAACAGCTACATCGAACTGAATGCCGAAAAATCGGAATCGGATGAATGTGAAGTGATTACCGAGAAGAAAGAGCCGCTCTGCGACGATTAG
- a CDS encoding redoxin domain-containing protein yields MLTLSAADDVATMPDDNETAATKFVAPDDVLEVLEPLFSSIEQADASRATVKVLTESVSGGQIVDSQESTYQIASRSPDRFTIYLKEPNQRTRIYGNEKEMIVRLAPEAFYKIDQPVGLREAVVALPLPMGPYPEPVLALTLASVDPSNTFLNGMKSIEIVDRDKFRGVTPAVHLKGEQDDAVTWDFWITQDNPPKPLRLLIDLTPMLRSTGELRVPQGYEYQIRFDFLSWRISGEVPDSLFRFQPSEESVEYESLEDYAQAIAGAVNEHPMLGEKAPDFEATTLNGKTMTLDDLKDKVVVIDFWATWCVPCVAALPIIQKVSEDYQDKDVVFLPLNVDETEGKVKEFIAQQQWDIDPIMDAGGKISESYKANAIPQTVVIGKNGVIESVHLGFAGEEELTKRLRDELDVLSVGGRIASSE; encoded by the coding sequence ATGCTTACCCTATCGGCAGCGGACGACGTCGCGACGATGCCGGATGACAATGAAACGGCAGCAACCAAGTTTGTCGCTCCCGATGACGTCCTCGAAGTACTCGAGCCACTTTTTTCGTCGATTGAACAAGCCGATGCATCGCGAGCGACGGTGAAGGTTCTAACCGAATCGGTCTCGGGCGGCCAAATCGTCGATTCCCAAGAGTCGACCTATCAAATCGCTTCACGATCACCCGATCGGTTCACCATCTACTTGAAAGAGCCGAACCAGCGGACGCGGATTTATGGCAACGAAAAAGAGATGATCGTTCGCTTGGCTCCCGAAGCGTTCTACAAGATCGATCAACCCGTTGGTTTAAGAGAGGCCGTCGTTGCACTGCCGCTGCCGATGGGCCCCTATCCCGAACCTGTCTTGGCGTTGACGCTGGCCAGCGTCGATCCATCCAACACGTTTCTTAACGGCATGAAGTCGATCGAAATTGTCGATCGAGATAAGTTCCGTGGCGTCACGCCTGCGGTTCATCTCAAAGGGGAACAAGACGATGCCGTCACATGGGATTTTTGGATCACACAAGACAACCCGCCGAAACCACTCCGACTACTCATCGATCTGACCCCAATGCTCCGGAGCACCGGAGAACTCCGAGTCCCACAAGGCTATGAGTATCAAATCCGGTTTGACTTTCTGTCTTGGCGCATCAGCGGAGAGGTTCCCGATTCACTGTTTCGTTTTCAGCCTTCCGAAGAATCGGTTGAATATGAATCACTCGAAGACTACGCCCAAGCGATCGCTGGTGCTGTCAACGAACACCCAATGCTGGGAGAAAAGGCGCCCGACTTCGAAGCGACAACGCTCAACGGCAAAACCATGACACTCGATGACTTAAAGGACAAAGTCGTTGTGATCGATTTTTGGGCCACCTGGTGCGTACCCTGTGTCGCCGCACTACCGATCATTCAAAAGGTGAGCGAAGACTACCAAGATAAAGACGTCGTCTTTTTGCCGCTCAACGTGGATGAAACCGAAGGGAAAGTAAAAGAGTTCATCGCGCAACAACAGTGGGATATCGACCCGATCATGGACGCAGGTGGCAAGATCTCGGAAAGCTACAAAGCCAACGCCATTCCCCAAACGGTCGTGATTGGCAAGAACGGGGTGATCGAATCGGTGCATCTCGGTTTCGCAGGCGAAGAAGAGCTAACCAAACGCCTCCGTGATGAACTCGACGTGCTCTCGGTCGGAGGCCGAATCGCCTCAAGTGAGTAG
- a CDS encoding DUF2760 domain-containing protein, whose product MGLGIALRAFSAALFNKQAADKIRKALDQEITQAEEPKLPAPAPKPVESPKPATSVRSDAVTLLSALQREARLIDLVQEDLANFSDAQVGAAARPCLTQCASTLARLFELKPVDDSGEGSLVQVDAENSIARYQWLGEGGQSEQTSTAGKLVHQGWQATKVELPRWTGRDADATIIAPAQVQRSNG is encoded by the coding sequence ATGGGATTGGGCATCGCATTACGAGCCTTTTCAGCAGCTCTCTTCAACAAACAGGCGGCGGATAAAATCCGCAAAGCGCTCGATCAAGAGATCACACAGGCCGAAGAACCAAAACTACCGGCTCCCGCCCCCAAGCCAGTTGAATCGCCTAAACCAGCAACATCCGTGCGCAGTGATGCGGTCACGTTGCTGTCGGCACTCCAGCGTGAAGCCAGGCTGATCGATTTGGTCCAGGAGGATTTGGCAAACTTTTCCGACGCCCAAGTCGGTGCCGCCGCACGACCGTGCCTGACCCAATGTGCCTCGACATTGGCAAGGTTGTTTGAATTGAAGCCCGTTGACGATTCGGGCGAAGGATCGCTTGTGCAGGTGGATGCCGAGAATTCGATCGCACGCTATCAATGGTTGGGCGAAGGCGGGCAGAGCGAGCAAACGAGCACTGCGGGGAAATTGGTCCACCAAGGCTGGCAAGCCACGAAAGTTGAACTGCCTCGGTGGACGGGCCGCGACGCCGATGCGACCATCATCGCTCCTGCTCAAGTGCAAAGATCTAACGGATAA
- a CDS encoding Hsp70 family protein, with product MKPTYSIGIDLGTTHSVLAYSRLQDTADIQLLRIPQIVQPGQIEALPSLPSFLYLPREGEIDSLRTPFEQDPGRGIVGAYARSQAAENPQRVVVAAKSWLCHSKVGRTDAVLPWQSPAEVPKVSAYDCTRRFLSHLVAAWNTEHADEPLVDQQVVLTVPASFAPAARELTRQAAIDAGLPESFVLLEEPQAAVYRWLSAKGDDWRKALKPNDVMLVVDVGGGTTDLTLVTVSEIDGELNLRRLAVGNHLLLGGDNMDLALAHFVSGRFSEQGHDLDPWQSISLWHACRHAKEQLLAIGGPDKQTVSILGRGSSLIGGTVSTELTRPETAELIVDGFFPKCRLDDRPEKNVASGFQDIGLPYESDPAVTKHVAAFLAGQAATDSTSGESAPLMPTHVLFNGGVFRSEVLQTRMQETIEEWCESPPQVLGGLDNLDTSVAIGAAYYGWIKQNGGIRIRGGTAKSYYVGIETAGLAIPGVPRPLRAVCVAPKGMEEGTEAEVPGEEVGVLVGKPAQFRFFASSVRAEDHAGTRLERWSKEELVEMDPVSVCLSAGSVDAEAEAGPSFVPVQFRSRITELGMFELWCHSTRSEDQWKMEFNAREE from the coding sequence ATGAAACCTACCTACTCGATCGGCATTGACTTAGGAACCACCCATTCGGTTCTCGCCTACAGTCGGCTGCAGGATACTGCCGATATTCAGCTATTGAGGATTCCGCAAATCGTCCAGCCGGGGCAAATCGAAGCACTCCCATCGCTGCCGTCCTTTTTGTACTTGCCTCGCGAGGGTGAGATCGATTCATTGCGAACGCCGTTTGAACAGGACCCAGGTCGTGGGATAGTCGGAGCCTATGCACGCAGCCAAGCGGCCGAGAACCCTCAGCGGGTAGTCGTGGCAGCCAAGAGTTGGTTGTGTCACAGTAAAGTGGGTCGCACCGATGCCGTTTTGCCTTGGCAATCGCCAGCAGAAGTACCGAAGGTTTCCGCTTACGATTGTACGCGGCGTTTTTTGTCGCACTTAGTCGCTGCATGGAATACCGAGCACGCCGATGAACCGCTCGTCGATCAGCAGGTCGTTTTAACCGTGCCTGCATCATTTGCTCCGGCGGCCCGTGAATTGACGCGGCAAGCGGCCATCGATGCGGGCTTGCCGGAATCGTTTGTGCTGCTCGAAGAACCACAAGCAGCCGTTTACCGTTGGTTGTCGGCTAAGGGTGACGATTGGCGAAAAGCACTCAAGCCAAACGACGTCATGCTGGTTGTCGATGTCGGCGGTGGGACAACCGATTTGACGCTTGTGACCGTTTCGGAGATTGACGGGGAATTGAACCTGCGGCGGTTGGCGGTCGGCAATCATTTGCTGCTCGGCGGTGACAACATGGATCTGGCTCTGGCTCACTTCGTTAGTGGGCGCTTCTCGGAGCAGGGACACGACTTGGATCCTTGGCAAAGTATTTCGCTTTGGCACGCATGTCGTCATGCCAAAGAACAACTGCTAGCGATTGGCGGCCCTGACAAACAAACCGTGTCGATACTCGGCCGCGGCAGTTCCTTGATTGGTGGCACGGTGTCAACGGAGCTAACCCGACCTGAAACCGCCGAGCTGATCGTCGACGGATTCTTTCCGAAGTGTCGTCTCGACGACCGTCCCGAGAAGAACGTCGCGTCTGGTTTTCAAGACATCGGTTTGCCCTACGAGTCCGATCCGGCGGTCACAAAGCATGTCGCCGCCTTTCTGGCAGGGCAGGCAGCGACAGACTCAACCTCAGGCGAATCGGCTCCACTGATGCCGACGCATGTGTTGTTCAACGGGGGTGTGTTTCGCAGTGAAGTCCTGCAAACCCGAATGCAAGAAACGATCGAAGAATGGTGTGAATCGCCTCCGCAAGTGCTTGGGGGGCTCGACAATTTGGACACATCGGTCGCCATCGGAGCCGCCTATTATGGCTGGATCAAGCAAAACGGCGGCATCCGAATTCGCGGCGGCACGGCGAAATCGTACTACGTCGGCATCGAGACGGCTGGTTTGGCAATCCCAGGTGTCCCACGACCGCTGCGAGCCGTCTGCGTGGCACCGAAGGGGATGGAGGAAGGGACGGAAGCCGAAGTGCCAGGAGAAGAGGTTGGGGTGTTGGTTGGCAAGCCCGCTCAATTCCGTTTCTTTGCTTCATCGGTTCGTGCGGAGGACCATGCCGGAACGAGGCTTGAACGGTGGTCGAAAGAGGAGTTGGTGGAAATGGATCCCGTCAGTGTTTGTTTGTCCGCAGGCTCGGTTGACGCAGAGGCCGAAGCAGGGCCTTCCTTCGTACCGGTCCAGTTCCGAAGCCGAATTACGGAACTAGGGATGTTTGAACTATGGTGCCACAGCACCCGTAGTGAAGATCAATGGAAGATGGAGTTCAACGCTAGGGAAGAGTAG
- a CDS encoding hsp70 family protein: MSNNSPNITDDLLPAASRYVVGIDLGTTNCAVCFVDTADESWGVETFKIPQWVDFGQREQRDTLPSFHYELTAEEAASDHRLPWQTSPSNHCVGVLARDAGGRHPGRRAASAKSWLCHEGVDRTSDLLPWHGDADVTRLSPVEASSRYLNHLRSAWDQANPDNPLCDQDVVITLPASFDEVARELTVKAAKQAGLPRVYLIEEPQAAFYSWIDRQGDDWQTRVSPGQLILVCDIGGGTTDLTLIRVRKAGEMGDQVQFHRVAVGRHLILGGDNLDLAVARMAEAKLIASGGAGTDSQLAADQWDRLVQVSRSVKEVMLSSNRPDTYTIHLPSQGSKLVGGSMQVQVTAPEIDQTLLDGFFPDVLLGEKPTSGESGFQEFGLPYASDPAVTRHLAAFLSEHRRSGLDADEMDAADRPDLVLFNGGVMTAPAIRSRIVNLLSKWFGESSDWKPEVLSSPRLDLAVAHGAAYYGMVRRGEGVRIAANLGRSYYMQVAASNAPNSEGPDPDTQPCQALCLIPGKAEPGQRFRADGNPLRLKIGTPVQFPLWVSSTRLADSVGELVQIDRTEMSPLPPICTALVQGKKRLDEEVKVVIEAELSEIGTIGLFCVDAESNKRWRLEFDIRSTLETDREAHTGSGEASGIIDAETMEQCGHAIASVFLNADSTTRQPPNKLVKTLQSISELSRNRWPPSLLRDMWQSLIENEQGRRQSAQHEARWLNLVGFCLRPGYGVAVDDWRVAQTWRVIHGKLAFPALSSRTESMILWRRIAGGLTSGQQEQLAAPLISLLKNKTRRIEAHEASEMWRMLGAMERLHVKAKVELGLLALAAMKQKKNENLRPALLWALGRLGSRQGAYGPLNATVPVEEASRWAGELLDGASSRGEDLFGFAENQNLLLLSIVQMARKTGDRHRDFSNQRREAMAVQLELLGANEHLVKLLTVGGTLQSDEEAVIFGDSLPLGIRLMR, translated from the coding sequence GTGTCAAACAACTCACCAAATATCACCGACGACCTTTTGCCAGCTGCGTCTCGCTACGTGGTCGGTATCGATTTGGGCACGACGAATTGTGCGGTTTGCTTTGTCGATACAGCCGATGAATCATGGGGAGTCGAGACGTTCAAGATTCCTCAATGGGTCGATTTCGGACAACGCGAACAACGCGACACGTTGCCCTCGTTCCATTACGAGTTGACTGCGGAAGAAGCGGCCAGCGACCATCGTCTGCCTTGGCAAACCTCTCCATCGAACCACTGCGTCGGAGTTCTCGCTCGCGATGCGGGCGGACGTCATCCCGGACGGCGGGCTGCTTCGGCAAAGAGTTGGCTATGCCATGAGGGTGTGGATCGGACTTCGGATCTATTGCCTTGGCATGGTGATGCTGACGTGACTCGGCTATCGCCTGTGGAAGCGTCATCACGTTACCTCAACCACCTTCGATCCGCGTGGGACCAAGCCAATCCAGACAATCCTCTTTGCGATCAAGATGTCGTCATCACCTTGCCAGCATCGTTTGACGAAGTGGCGAGAGAATTAACCGTTAAGGCGGCAAAACAAGCTGGCCTGCCCCGAGTCTATTTGATCGAAGAACCGCAGGCCGCCTTCTACAGTTGGATCGACCGCCAAGGTGACGATTGGCAAACACGAGTCAGTCCCGGTCAATTGATCCTGGTATGCGACATTGGTGGCGGAACGACCGATTTGACATTGATCCGAGTTCGCAAGGCAGGCGAAATGGGCGATCAGGTGCAATTTCATCGCGTTGCGGTCGGAAGACACCTGATTCTTGGTGGGGACAACTTGGACCTTGCGGTTGCCCGCATGGCCGAAGCCAAACTCATTGCTTCCGGCGGGGCCGGCACGGATTCCCAACTGGCCGCCGATCAATGGGACCGTTTGGTTCAAGTGTCGCGGTCGGTCAAAGAGGTCATGTTGTCGTCCAATCGGCCTGACACCTACACGATCCATTTGCCATCCCAGGGTTCAAAACTCGTCGGTGGCTCGATGCAAGTGCAAGTTACTGCACCGGAGATTGATCAAACCCTGCTCGATGGATTTTTTCCCGATGTTTTGCTCGGCGAGAAGCCAACTTCGGGCGAAAGCGGGTTCCAGGAATTTGGGTTGCCCTATGCATCCGACCCTGCCGTCACTCGTCATTTGGCGGCATTCTTGAGTGAACATCGCCGCAGCGGGCTTGATGCTGACGAAATGGACGCTGCCGATCGGCCCGACTTGGTATTGTTCAACGGAGGTGTGATGACCGCGCCCGCGATTCGCAGCCGGATTGTGAACCTGTTGTCGAAATGGTTTGGGGAATCGAGCGATTGGAAGCCAGAGGTTTTGTCATCACCGCGGTTGGATTTAGCGGTTGCGCACGGGGCGGCCTACTACGGGATGGTTCGGCGCGGTGAAGGCGTCCGAATCGCTGCGAACTTGGGCCGTTCGTATTACATGCAGGTCGCCGCCTCAAACGCACCGAATTCCGAGGGTCCGGATCCCGACACGCAGCCCTGCCAAGCTCTGTGTTTGATACCGGGCAAAGCGGAGCCGGGCCAACGGTTCCGAGCCGACGGCAACCCGCTCAGGTTAAAGATTGGCACGCCGGTCCAGTTCCCACTCTGGGTGAGTAGCACGCGGCTAGCGGACTCGGTTGGCGAACTGGTCCAGATTGACCGTACGGAAATGTCACCGCTGCCACCGATTTGTACGGCACTCGTTCAGGGAAAAAAGCGACTCGATGAGGAAGTGAAAGTCGTTATCGAAGCGGAGTTAAGTGAAATTGGTACGATCGGATTGTTTTGCGTCGATGCGGAATCGAATAAGCGTTGGCGATTGGAATTCGACATTCGTAGTACGCTTGAAACCGACCGGGAAGCCCACACGGGCTCAGGTGAAGCATCCGGTATTATCGATGCAGAGACGATGGAACAATGCGGACATGCCATTGCGTCAGTGTTCTTGAATGCGGATTCAACGACGCGGCAGCCGCCTAACAAGTTGGTCAAGACGTTGCAATCGATTAGCGAATTGTCACGCAATCGTTGGCCGCCTTCGTTGCTTCGAGACATGTGGCAATCGCTGATCGAAAACGAGCAAGGACGGCGGCAATCGGCTCAGCATGAAGCGAGATGGTTGAATTTAGTGGGCTTCTGTTTGCGGCCTGGTTACGGCGTTGCCGTCGACGATTGGCGAGTCGCGCAAACCTGGCGAGTCATTCATGGCAAGTTAGCGTTTCCGGCACTATCGTCACGTACCGAGTCGATGATTCTTTGGCGGCGAATCGCGGGTGGGTTGACCAGTGGCCAACAAGAGCAATTGGCGGCTCCACTGATCAGCCTCTTGAAAAATAAGACGCGGCGAATCGAAGCTCACGAGGCATCCGAAATGTGGCGGATGCTGGGTGCGATGGAAAGATTGCACGTCAAGGCGAAAGTCGAATTGGGGTTGTTGGCGTTGGCTGCGATGAAGCAGAAAAAGAATGAAAATCTACGGCCAGCACTGTTGTGGGCACTCGGGAGACTGGGCAGCCGCCAAGGAGCCTACGGGCCCCTCAACGCCACCGTGCCTGTCGAAGAAGCATCGCGTTGGGCAGGCGAACTTCTCGATGGAGCCAGTTCTAGGGGTGAGGACTTGTTTGGGTTCGCCGAGAACCAAAACCTATTGTTGTTATCGATCGTCCAGATGGCTCGTAAGACAGGCGACCGCCATCGCGATTTTTCAAACCAGCGGCGCGAAGCGATGGCTGTCCAGCTTGAACTGCTCGGAGCAAACGAGCATCTCGTCAAATTGTTGACCGTGGGCGGAACGTTGCAAAGTGACGAGGAAGCCGTCATCTTCGGCGACTCGCTGCCACTCGGCATTCGTTTGATGCGCTAG